A part of Acidimicrobiales bacterium genomic DNA contains:
- a CDS encoding SDR family NAD(P)-dependent oxidoreductase: MTVSMAGLVDAVIEAPVVTSFTRIGYDLRSRLGHWTPLSGYALRDRVVLLTGATSGLGLAAAELLARDGASVILLGRDPAKTARVRDQLVERTGNDRLTTVVADMGDLRAVRRVAAEILSRHAALHVLIHNAGALSPHLTTAPDGTEATVASQVVGPFLLTGLLLARLRASAPARVITVSSGGMYATGLTVDHLEMTDDYRGAEQYARAKRAQVTLNELWAERLGHGDVVFHAMHPGWADTPGVEASLPTFRRIVGPLLRTPAQGADTLVWLAADDGEPLATSGRFWLDRRPRPIHRLPTTRRADTPERRQQLWAWCVERSGLDPGAPAR; this comes from the coding sequence GTGACCGTGAGCATGGCCGGGCTCGTCGACGCCGTCATCGAGGCGCCGGTCGTCACCAGCTTCACCCGGATCGGCTACGACCTCCGGTCCCGGCTCGGGCACTGGACGCCACTGTCGGGCTACGCGCTGCGCGACCGGGTGGTGCTGCTGACCGGCGCGACCTCGGGGTTGGGCCTGGCCGCGGCCGAGCTGCTCGCCCGCGACGGCGCCTCCGTGATCCTGCTCGGGCGCGATCCGGCCAAGACCGCCCGGGTGCGCGACCAGCTGGTCGAGCGCACCGGCAACGACCGGCTCACCACCGTGGTCGCCGACATGGGCGATCTCCGCGCGGTGCGCCGCGTGGCCGCCGAGATCCTGTCGAGGCACGCCGCCCTGCACGTGCTGATCCACAACGCCGGCGCGCTGAGCCCGCACCTCACGACCGCGCCCGATGGCACCGAGGCGACCGTGGCCAGCCAGGTCGTCGGCCCGTTCCTGCTCACCGGCCTCCTGCTGGCGCGGCTGCGGGCGTCGGCCCCGGCCCGGGTGATCACGGTGTCGTCGGGCGGCATGTACGCGACCGGGCTCACGGTCGACCACCTGGAGATGACCGACGACTACCGGGGGGCCGAGCAGTACGCCCGGGCCAAGCGGGCCCAGGTCACCCTCAACGAGCTCTGGGCCGAGCGGCTCGGCCACGGCGACGTCGTGTTCCACGCCATGCACCCCGGTTGGGCCGACACGCCGGGGGTCGAGGCGTCGCTGCCGACGTTCCGCCGCATCGTCGGCCCGCTGCTGCGGACACCGGCGCAGGGCGCCGACACGCTGGTGTGGCTGGCCGCCGACGACGGCGAGCCCCTGGCGACCAGCGGCCGCTTCTGGCTCGACCGCCGGCCACGGCCGATCCACAGGCTGCCGACGACCCGCCGCGCCGACACCCCGGAGCGGCGACAGCAGCTTTGGGCGTGGTGCGTCGAGCGCAGCGGCCTCGACCCGGGAGCGCCGGCTCGGTGA
- a CDS encoding GAP family protein, producing the protein MADVWSALVPLILGSALVPIQIIVTILLLRSAAGKSTAIAWVTGMTAVRLVQGVVFGLILSSTDAEADGADSSSTIVSTLLLVVAVLFLVSAVRQLLAGDDPDAAPPKWLQATASMTPMKAFLLGAGILVIGAKFWVFTLGAIGAIGEADLGRPASILTYLAFVVLAVSVNLVLIGIAVVVPSRADLLLDRASEWLTRHNRVIMIVIGFVFGTWFTVKALDGLGVI; encoded by the coding sequence ATGGCAGACGTGTGGAGCGCCCTCGTCCCGCTGATCCTCGGCAGTGCACTGGTGCCGATCCAGATCATCGTCACGATCCTGCTGTTGCGATCAGCGGCCGGGAAGTCGACCGCGATCGCGTGGGTCACCGGCATGACCGCCGTCCGTCTCGTCCAGGGCGTCGTGTTCGGACTCATCCTGTCGTCGACCGACGCCGAGGCGGACGGCGCCGACAGCAGCTCCACCATCGTGTCGACGCTGTTGCTCGTCGTTGCCGTGCTGTTCCTCGTCAGCGCCGTGCGACAGCTCCTTGCCGGCGATGACCCTGATGCCGCGCCGCCGAAGTGGCTGCAGGCGACGGCCTCGATGACGCCGATGAAGGCGTTCCTGCTCGGTGCGGGGATCCTCGTGATCGGCGCCAAGTTCTGGGTCTTCACGCTCGGCGCGATCGGCGCCATCGGTGAGGCCGACCTGGGTCGTCCGGCCTCGATCCTCACCTACCTCGCCTTCGTCGTGCTGGCGGTGTCGGTGAACCTGGTGCTCATCGGCATCGCCGTCGTCGTGCCTTCCCGCGCGGACCTGCTCCTCGACCGGGCGTCGGAGTGGCTGACCAGGCACAACCGGGTGATCATGATCGTGATCGGGTTCGTCTTCGGCACCTGGTTCACGGTCAAGGCGCTCGACGGCCTCGGCGTGATCTGA
- a CDS encoding arylsulfatase, whose translation MPIIEYEHGARFPGTIGRTADESSPAWPATRRPPAGSPNVVFVVLDDTGYGHLGCYGSPISTPNFDRLAASGVRFTNMHTTALCSPSRSCIVTGRNHHANGMACITELATGYPGYNGVIPFENGFISEMLVAQGYNTFMVGKWHLSPSVTETAAGPYDRWPLARGFERFYGFLGGDTSQWYPDLVYDNHQVEPDRTPEEGYHLTPDLVDKSISFIADAKQVAPEKPFYLHLCFGATHAPHHVPRDWADRYAGMFDDGWDAYREKVFARQKELGFFPPDTELSRHDPDVPDWDALSADERRLYSRMMEVFAGFLSHTDHHLGRLLDYLEEVGELDNTVVMVVSDNGASAEGGPTGTTNEAQFFNNAQESVEDSLAAIDEIGGPNHFNHYPWGWTWAGNTPFRRWKRETYRGGSTDPFIVSWPAGLSARGELRHQYAHIIDMVPTALDLLDADPPATIRGVAQSSLHGVSLAGVLRDASAPEVHRTQYFEMLGHRAIYHDGWRAVCPWPGPSFTEAGKGFGEPISADKLTELDHAGWELYHIAEDPAETRNLAAEHRDKLIALIATWYVEAGKYDVMPVDGSGLARIIGEKPTVSLPRDRFVYRPNTQSVPFNAAPRVLNRPHSVTAIVDIPDGGAQGVLLCQGTAAGGYSLYMKDGHLHYVHNYVGRAWYSVSSADAVPTGSHELRFEFEPTGAPDMPNGRGAPGRMQLYVDGVLVGNAEAPVTTPFMFNPGGLTCGANTGSPVTFEYTSPFRFTGTIKTVTVDVSGDLIHDPEAELRAHMARQ comes from the coding sequence ATGCCGATCATCGAGTACGAGCACGGTGCGCGGTTCCCGGGAACGATCGGCAGGACCGCCGACGAGTCGAGCCCGGCATGGCCGGCGACCCGACGTCCACCGGCGGGGAGTCCGAACGTGGTGTTCGTGGTCCTCGACGACACGGGCTACGGCCACCTCGGCTGCTACGGCAGCCCGATCTCGACCCCGAACTTCGACCGGTTGGCCGCGTCCGGCGTGCGTTTCACGAACATGCACACCACCGCGCTGTGCTCCCCCAGCCGTTCGTGCATCGTCACCGGACGCAACCACCACGCCAACGGCATGGCCTGCATCACCGAGCTCGCCACCGGGTACCCCGGCTACAACGGGGTGATCCCGTTCGAGAACGGGTTCATCTCCGAGATGCTCGTGGCGCAGGGCTACAACACGTTCATGGTGGGCAAGTGGCACCTGTCGCCCAGCGTGACCGAGACGGCTGCCGGCCCGTACGACCGTTGGCCGCTCGCCCGTGGGTTCGAGCGGTTCTACGGCTTCCTCGGTGGTGACACCAGTCAGTGGTATCCGGACCTGGTCTACGACAACCATCAGGTCGAGCCCGATCGGACGCCGGAGGAGGGGTATCACCTGACCCCCGACCTGGTCGACAAGTCGATCTCGTTCATCGCCGATGCCAAGCAGGTTGCACCCGAGAAGCCGTTCTACCTGCACCTGTGCTTCGGCGCCACGCATGCGCCACACCACGTGCCCAGGGACTGGGCCGACCGGTACGCGGGCATGTTCGACGACGGCTGGGACGCGTACCGCGAGAAGGTGTTCGCCCGCCAGAAGGAGCTCGGGTTCTTCCCACCCGACACGGAGCTGTCGCGCCACGACCCTGACGTGCCCGACTGGGATGCGCTGTCCGCCGACGAGCGGCGGCTGTACAGCCGGATGATGGAGGTGTTCGCCGGGTTCCTGAGCCACACCGACCATCACCTCGGCCGTCTGCTCGACTACCTCGAGGAAGTCGGCGAGCTCGACAACACCGTCGTCATGGTCGTCTCGGACAACGGTGCGAGCGCCGAAGGCGGCCCGACGGGCACGACCAACGAGGCCCAGTTCTTCAACAACGCGCAGGAGTCCGTGGAGGACAGCCTGGCTGCGATCGACGAGATCGGTGGTCCGAACCACTTCAACCACTACCCGTGGGGTTGGACGTGGGCGGGCAACACGCCGTTCCGCCGCTGGAAGCGCGAGACGTACCGGGGTGGCTCGACCGACCCGTTCATCGTGTCGTGGCCGGCGGGTCTGAGCGCCCGCGGAGAGCTGCGTCACCAGTACGCCCACATCATCGACATGGTCCCGACCGCCCTTGACCTCCTCGATGCCGACCCGCCGGCAACCATCCGCGGCGTCGCGCAGTCATCACTCCACGGGGTGAGCCTCGCCGGCGTGTTGCGGGACGCCTCGGCACCCGAGGTTCACCGAACCCAGTACTTCGAGATGCTCGGCCACCGCGCCATCTACCACGACGGCTGGCGGGCCGTGTGCCCGTGGCCCGGCCCCTCGTTCACCGAAGCCGGCAAGGGGTTCGGTGAACCGATCTCGGCCGACAAGCTGACCGAGCTCGATCACGCCGGCTGGGAGCTCTACCACATCGCCGAGGACCCGGCCGAGACCCGCAACCTCGCCGCCGAGCATCGCGACAAGCTGATCGCACTGATCGCCACCTGGTACGTCGAGGCCGGCAAGTACGACGTGATGCCGGTCGACGGCAGCGGACTGGCCCGCATCATCGGCGAGAAGCCCACCGTGTCGTTGCCCCGCGACCGCTTCGTCTACCGCCCGAACACCCAATCTGTGCCGTTCAACGCCGCCCCACGGGTGCTCAACCGGCCGCACAGCGTCACCGCGATCGTCGACATCCCCGACGGCGGTGCCCAAGGCGTGCTGCTGTGCCAGGGCACCGCCGCCGGCGGCTACTCGCTCTACATGAAGGACGGCCATCTCCACTACGTCCACAACTACGTCGGTCGTGCGTGGTACTCCGTGTCGTCAGCCGACGCGGTCCCGACCGGGTCACACGAGCTGCGGTTCGAGTTCGAACCCACCGGAGCCCCCGACATGCCGAACGGGCGGGGTGCACCCGGCCGGATGCAGCTCTACGTCGACGGTGTGCTCGTCGGCAACGCCGAGGCGCCGGTCACCACACCGTTCATGTTCAACCCCGGCGGCTTGACCTGCGGCGCGAACACCGGCTCGCCGGTGACCTTCGAGTACACCAGCCCCTTCCGGTTCACGGGCACCATCAAGACGGTGACGGTCGACGTGAGCGGTGACCTCATCCACGATCCGGAGGCAGAGCTCCGGGCGCACATGGCCCGCCAATAG
- a CDS encoding DUF389 domain-containing protein produces the protein MIHLSVFVPPDLVDGVRHALAVTPGVAHVVAGASTEDGLVSVVAQVEPDATDAVIDALSAFELPLRDVTFWRVPSIHPLGWRRGRATADPDSQVWAEVVSRADDNSQLLVSYVLFMIAAGVVAGVGVLTGSSILVVGAMALSPDLLPISASAIGIVERRWQLAARAIRALCFGLAIGAMASCAATALLRVFNRIPEDLVLAETVLGPSLTKLGPGSILVAVAAGMASMVAFERAAGAAVGVAISVTTIPAAAYVGAAIALGRDEPMWGALLVLVTNVVLIILASTATLWVERWNRRRRAERVDATVGRSA, from the coding sequence GTGATCCACCTCAGCGTCTTCGTCCCTCCCGACCTCGTCGACGGCGTGCGTCACGCCCTTGCGGTGACTCCTGGTGTGGCGCACGTCGTCGCTGGCGCCAGCACGGAGGACGGCCTGGTGAGCGTCGTCGCGCAGGTCGAGCCCGACGCCACCGATGCCGTGATCGATGCGCTCAGCGCCTTCGAGCTCCCGTTGCGGGACGTCACGTTCTGGCGCGTGCCCAGCATCCACCCGCTCGGCTGGCGGCGCGGGCGCGCCACGGCGGACCCGGACTCGCAGGTCTGGGCGGAGGTCGTCAGCAGAGCGGACGACAACTCCCAGCTCCTCGTGTCGTACGTGCTCTTCATGATCGCCGCTGGCGTGGTGGCGGGAGTCGGCGTGCTGACGGGATCGTCGATCCTCGTGGTCGGCGCGATGGCCCTCAGCCCCGACCTGCTGCCCATCTCGGCGAGCGCGATCGGCATCGTCGAGCGACGTTGGCAACTTGCGGCCCGGGCGATTCGAGCACTGTGCTTCGGGCTCGCCATCGGTGCGATGGCCTCGTGCGCTGCCACGGCGCTCCTACGTGTCTTCAACCGCATCCCCGAAGACCTCGTCCTCGCCGAGACGGTCCTCGGACCCTCACTCACCAAGCTCGGGCCCGGAAGCATCCTGGTGGCGGTCGCCGCCGGCATGGCCAGCATGGTCGCGTTCGAGCGAGCTGCTGGGGCCGCCGTGGGTGTCGCCATCTCCGTCACCACCATCCCCGCCGCTGCCTACGTCGGTGCGGCGATCGCGCTCGGTCGCGACGAGCCCATGTGGGGCGCCCTGCTCGTGCTGGTGACCAACGTCGTGCTGATCATCCTGGCCAGCACCGCGACCCTCTGGGTGGAGCGGTGGAACCGGCGGCGCCGAGCTGAACGCGTCGATGCCACCGTCGGCCGGAGCGCCTGA
- a CDS encoding DUF3303 family protein produces the protein MKELYVTAYRFHSDLDREDFEELTKLFAELGSTPGTIAHYMAIGGGRGFVISEAISDDQRAKAFELNVRYARFMEFEVHPVVTIEEAFPVILQVYGS, from the coding sequence ATGAAGGAGCTGTACGTCACGGCCTACCGGTTCCACTCGGACCTCGACCGGGAGGACTTCGAGGAGCTCACCAAGCTCTTCGCGGAGCTCGGCAGCACCCCCGGCACGATCGCCCACTACATGGCGATCGGTGGCGGTCGGGGCTTCGTGATCAGCGAGGCGATCTCGGACGACCAGCGGGCCAAGGCCTTCGAGCTGAACGTCCGGTACGCGCGGTTCATGGAGTTCGAGGTGCACCCGGTGGTCACGATCGAGGAGGCGTTCCCGGTCATCCTCCAGGTCTACGGCTCGTAG
- a CDS encoding M20/M25/M40 family metallo-hydrolase, with product MSHLDLSIVDDHTTELWGGLVPVLSDYIAIPALSPGFDGDWAANGHLDRAVDLITWWCHDRPIPGMTVSVHRLEGRTPLVVCEIPATAGVEDVPPVLLYGHLDKQPEMEGWRDDLGPWKPVLEGDRLYGRGGADDGYSAFAALGAVEAVKAAGGAHPRCVVLIEASEESGSPDLPAYVEVLAGVIGTPQLIVCLDSGAADYEHLWITTSLRGMADGDLTVRVVEEGLHSGGYGGVVPDGFRILRRLLERIEDSEDGRVLLPEAWVAVPPETQAALAPAAALVGAGRVAEVPWTPGAGPVTGDDALEALLATTWRPQLTVVGQDGLPPTARAGNVLRPETTLKLSLRLPPHVDPDVVLPALERALTTDPPYGAQVTFGGGGGAWGWAAPPTAPWLEDALQAASDRFFGAPALQFGEGGTIPFMAMLGQRFPGTQFLVTGVLGPNSNAHGPNEFLHLPTGRKVTAAVAAVLHAAAQPH from the coding sequence ATGAGCCACCTCGACCTCTCGATCGTCGACGACCACACCACCGAGCTCTGGGGCGGTCTCGTGCCGGTGCTCTCGGACTACATCGCCATCCCGGCCCTCTCCCCCGGCTTCGACGGCGACTGGGCGGCCAACGGCCACCTGGACCGCGCGGTCGACCTCATCACGTGGTGGTGCCACGATCGGCCCATCCCCGGGATGACGGTCTCGGTCCATCGCCTCGAGGGCCGCACCCCGCTGGTCGTGTGCGAGATCCCGGCCACGGCCGGCGTCGAAGACGTACCGCCCGTGCTCCTCTACGGCCACCTCGACAAGCAGCCGGAGATGGAGGGCTGGCGCGACGACCTGGGTCCGTGGAAGCCGGTGCTGGAAGGCGACCGGCTGTACGGCCGCGGGGGCGCCGACGATGGCTACTCGGCCTTCGCCGCGCTCGGCGCCGTCGAAGCGGTGAAGGCGGCCGGCGGCGCGCACCCGCGGTGCGTGGTCCTCATCGAGGCGAGCGAGGAGTCCGGCAGCCCCGACCTCCCGGCGTACGTCGAGGTGCTCGCCGGTGTCATCGGGACGCCCCAGCTCATCGTGTGCCTGGACTCCGGGGCCGCCGACTACGAGCACCTGTGGATCACCACGTCGCTGCGGGGCATGGCCGACGGCGACCTCACGGTTCGCGTGGTCGAGGAGGGCCTGCACTCGGGCGGCTACGGCGGCGTGGTGCCCGACGGCTTCCGGATCCTGCGCCGCCTGCTCGAGCGGATCGAGGACAGCGAGGACGGGCGGGTGCTCCTCCCCGAGGCGTGGGTGGCGGTCCCGCCCGAGACGCAGGCCGCGCTCGCACCGGCGGCCGCGCTGGTGGGCGCCGGGCGCGTGGCCGAGGTGCCGTGGACCCCGGGCGCCGGTCCGGTCACCGGCGACGACGCGCTCGAGGCGCTGCTCGCCACCACCTGGCGGCCGCAGCTCACCGTGGTGGGCCAGGACGGCCTGCCCCCCACCGCCCGCGCCGGCAACGTCCTGCGCCCGGAGACGACCCTCAAGCTCTCACTGCGCCTGCCTCCGCACGTGGACCCCGACGTGGTGCTCCCGGCTCTCGAGCGTGCCCTCACCACCGACCCGCCCTACGGCGCGCAGGTCACCTTCGGCGGTGGCGGCGGCGCCTGGGGGTGGGCCGCTCCGCCCACCGCGCCGTGGCTCGAGGACGCGCTGCAAGCCGCGTCCGACCGCTTCTTCGGCGCCCCGGCGCTGCAGTTCGGCGAGGGCGGCACCATCCCGTTCATGGCGATGCTCGGCCAGCGCTTCCCCGGGACGCAGTTCCTCGTGACCGGCGTGCTCGGACCGAACAGCAACGCCCACGGTCCCAACGAGTTCCTCCACCTCCCCACCGGTCGCAAGGTGACCGCCGCCGTCGCCGCCGTCCTCCACGCCGCCGCCCAACCGCACTGA
- the glsA gene encoding glutaminase A codes for MTDGAEPGGFVSTGHLPTDDEVERLLADTYREVCELDEGAVSTVYPALARARPDLFGVALAGVDGRVVTAGDADVAFPIMSVAKPFVHALVCGAVGPDEARRLVGANATGLPFNAGEAVERSADGRTNPMVNAGAIATTSLVPGDGDGERWDRILDALSRFAGRELAVDEETYASATATNHRNRELVALLAARERVYCDPAVALDLYTRQSCVAVTARDLAVMGATLADGGVNPVTGEQVVSREVCHAVLAAMVTAGLYETSGDWLHDVGLPGKSGIGGGIVTVSPGKGGLGTFAPPLDGAGNSVKGQAVARLLSRRLGLDLLASVPHDPPPSE; via the coding sequence ATGACCGACGGGGCCGAGCCGGGCGGGTTCGTCTCCACCGGCCACCTGCCGACCGACGACGAGGTCGAGCGGCTGCTCGCCGACACCTACCGCGAGGTGTGCGAGCTCGACGAGGGAGCGGTGTCGACCGTCTACCCCGCCCTCGCCCGGGCTCGACCCGACCTCTTCGGCGTCGCCCTCGCCGGCGTGGACGGCCGGGTCGTCACCGCGGGCGACGCCGACGTCGCCTTCCCGATCATGAGCGTCGCCAAGCCGTTCGTGCACGCGCTGGTCTGCGGCGCCGTGGGCCCCGACGAGGCCCGCCGGCTCGTCGGCGCGAACGCCACCGGGCTGCCGTTCAACGCCGGCGAGGCGGTCGAGCGCAGCGCCGACGGCCGCACGAACCCAATGGTGAACGCGGGCGCGATCGCGACGACCAGCCTCGTGCCGGGCGACGGCGACGGCGAGCGGTGGGACCGGATCCTCGACGCGCTCTCCCGCTTCGCCGGGCGCGAGCTGGCCGTGGACGAGGAGACCTACGCCTCGGCCACCGCCACCAACCACCGCAACCGCGAGCTGGTCGCGCTGCTCGCCGCCCGTGAGCGGGTGTACTGCGACCCCGCCGTCGCCCTCGACCTGTACACGCGCCAGAGCTGCGTCGCGGTCACGGCGCGGGACCTCGCAGTGATGGGCGCGACCCTGGCCGACGGCGGCGTGAACCCCGTGACCGGCGAGCAGGTCGTCAGCCGCGAGGTGTGCCACGCCGTGCTCGCCGCGATGGTCACGGCCGGGCTGTACGAGACGTCAGGCGACTGGCTGCACGACGTCGGGCTGCCCGGCAAGAGCGGCATCGGCGGCGGCATCGTCACCGTGTCGCCGGGCAAGGGCGGCCTCGGCACCTTCGCCCCGCCGCTCGACGGCGCCGGCAACAGCGTGAAGGGGCAGGCCGTCGCCCGCCTGCTCTCGCGCCGGCTCGGGCTCGACCTCCTCGCCTCGGTGCCCCACGACCCGCCCCCGTCGGAGTGA
- a CDS encoding AbgT family transporter, with product MSDVALDAKQGGFQRVLGFIERVGNKVPHPALLFLGLCAGIIVLSQILAWTGWSATYEVVKPPAQVAEEVPVGGSMLPGERLPPEQSDASSYEVVTETATVESLLSTDGIRFLFTSFVRNFMGFTAMGIILIVMIGVGASEASGLIASLIRKLVAVSSPGTLTYIIVGLGIVSSIASDAGYLVLIPLGAAAFASVGRHPLAGMAAAFAGVAGGFGVNFLITPTDAVLTEITNEAIQLVDPGRSIDITANLYFGVGSTVVLTVLLAIVSTRLVEPRLGAYDAAVAPSGEELRDQPDTFEGVTPEQDGRGLRWAGIGFLLALGLIVLLTAPPGAPLRDPETGGIIGTSPFMDSLIVIISLLFLAAGIGYGRGAGTLKTNTDTVDAITKSWAGMAGLLFLFLLIAQFIAYFNYSRIPQIAAVKLGELIGGSNIGDVWLLLAAMAITLLVGVIMPQAIAKWALLAPIFIPLFLRLGVAPEAVLASYRVADSPMNIVTPIMAYFPLIVVFAKRYDKRSGIGTVIALMLPSFVALVVVWTLFFVAWYAFGIPFGPETSG from the coding sequence GTGAGCGACGTCGCACTCGACGCGAAGCAGGGCGGCTTCCAGCGCGTCCTCGGCTTCATCGAGCGGGTCGGCAACAAGGTGCCGCACCCCGCGCTGCTGTTTCTCGGGCTGTGCGCCGGGATCATCGTGCTGTCGCAGATCCTCGCCTGGACCGGCTGGAGCGCGACCTACGAGGTCGTGAAGCCCCCGGCACAGGTCGCCGAGGAGGTCCCCGTCGGCGGCTCGATGCTGCCCGGCGAGCGGCTGCCCCCCGAGCAGTCCGACGCGTCCTCCTACGAGGTGGTCACGGAGACCGCCACGGTCGAGAGCCTGCTGTCGACCGACGGCATCCGCTTCCTGTTCACGTCGTTCGTGCGCAACTTCATGGGGTTCACGGCGATGGGGATCATCCTCATCGTGATGATCGGTGTGGGCGCGTCGGAGGCGTCGGGGCTGATCGCCTCGTTGATACGCAAGCTGGTCGCCGTGTCGTCGCCCGGCACGCTGACGTACATCATCGTGGGGCTCGGCATCGTGTCGAGCATCGCCTCGGACGCCGGCTACCTCGTGCTCATCCCGCTCGGCGCGGCGGCCTTCGCGAGCGTCGGCCGCCACCCGCTGGCGGGCATGGCGGCGGCCTTCGCCGGTGTCGCCGGCGGGTTCGGCGTCAACTTCCTGATCACGCCGACCGACGCCGTCCTCACCGAGATCACGAACGAGGCCATCCAGCTCGTGGACCCCGGCCGCTCGATCGACATCACCGCGAACCTCTACTTCGGCGTCGGCTCGACGGTCGTCTTGACGGTCCTGCTCGCCATCGTGAGCACGCGGCTCGTGGAGCCCCGGCTCGGCGCCTACGACGCGGCGGTGGCGCCGTCCGGCGAGGAGCTCCGCGACCAGCCCGACACGTTCGAGGGCGTTACCCCCGAGCAGGACGGGCGCGGGCTGCGCTGGGCCGGCATCGGGTTCCTGCTCGCCCTCGGCCTGATCGTGCTGCTGACCGCACCGCCGGGCGCCCCGCTGCGAGACCCGGAGACGGGCGGCATCATCGGCACCTCGCCGTTCATGGACAGCCTCATCGTCATCATCTCGCTGCTGTTCCTGGCCGCCGGCATCGGCTACGGGCGCGGGGCCGGCACGCTGAAGACGAACACGGACACGGTCGACGCCATCACCAAGTCGTGGGCGGGCATGGCGGGGTTGCTGTTCCTGTTTCTCTTGATCGCGCAGTTCATCGCCTACTTCAACTACTCCCGGATCCCGCAGATCGCGGCGGTGAAGCTGGGCGAGCTCATCGGAGGCTCGAACATCGGCGACGTGTGGCTCCTGCTGGCGGCGATGGCCATCACGCTGCTGGTGGGCGTGATCATGCCGCAGGCGATCGCCAAGTGGGCCCTCCTGGCGCCGATCTTCATCCCGCTGTTCCTGCGGCTCGGCGTCGCTCCGGAGGCGGTGCTGGCGTCCTACCGGGTGGCCGACTCCCCGATGAACATCGTCACGCCGATCATGGCGTACTTCCCGCTGATCGTGGTGTTCGCCAAGCGCTACGACAAGCGGTCCGGCATCGGCACGGTGATAGCGCTGATGCTCCCGTCCTTCGTGGCGCTGGTCGTGGTGTGGACGCTGTTCTTCGTCGCCTGGTACGCGTTCGGCATCCCGTTCGGGCCGGAGACGTCAGGATGA
- a CDS encoding class I SAM-dependent methyltransferase — MRDPRVVAVLDRLHREARGDWIRILRQAPNVLRGVLERRSFATLLSPAQMRDVYIPVSPQQGRLLYTLARATGASRLVEFGASFGLSTVYLASAARDTGGRLISTEIEPGKVAAARGNLDEAGLAEVAEIREGDALDTLADLEAPVDLVFLDGWKDLYEPVLDLLEPKLRQGSLVVADNVDFPDLRRYVARMQASDGSYVSTTLSASGRMEVSVFVGRP, encoded by the coding sequence CTGCGCGATCCCCGTGTGGTGGCGGTGCTCGACCGGCTCCACCGTGAGGCGAGAGGGGACTGGATCCGCATCCTGCGACAGGCACCCAACGTGCTGCGCGGGGTGCTCGAGCGGAGATCGTTCGCCACCCTGCTGTCGCCGGCCCAGATGCGCGACGTCTACATCCCGGTGTCACCGCAGCAGGGCCGCCTCCTCTACACCCTCGCTCGGGCCACGGGAGCCAGCCGTCTGGTCGAGTTCGGCGCCTCGTTCGGCCTCTCCACCGTCTACCTGGCGTCCGCGGCACGGGACACCGGTGGCCGGCTGATCTCCACGGAGATCGAGCCCGGCAAGGTGGCGGCGGCTCGCGGGAACCTCGACGAGGCCGGACTGGCCGAGGTGGCCGAGATCCGGGAGGGCGACGCGCTCGACACCCTCGCCGACCTCGAGGCTCCCGTCGACCTGGTGTTCCTCGACGGCTGGAAGGACCTCTACGAACCGGTGCTGGACCTGCTCGAACCGAAGCTGCGGCAGGGATCCCTGGTGGTGGCCGACAACGTGGACTTCCCGGACCTCCGCCGGTACGTGGCGCGGATGCAGGCCAGCGACGGCTCGTACGTGTCCACGACCCTCTCCGCCAGCGGGCGCATGGAGGTGTCGGTCTTCGTGGGTCGCCCCTGA
- a CDS encoding amidohydrolase: protein MQHPTLRHLNHDMFESLRRWTGLTHVEEAPPLQATIAAMDEGGVTLGLTAAWYGPEGPLIENDEVAGFVGERPDRLRGVAGADLRRPMKAVNELRRRVDEGFVALRVVPWLWELPPTDRRFYPLFTTCVDLGIPFCTQVGHTGPLRPSETGRPIPYIDQVAIDFPELVIVCGHIGYPWTTEMIAVADKHPNVYIDTSAYAAHRYPPELVAYLKGRGRHKVMFGTNYPMLTPTQALERLDELDLDPEVRTLFLSENARRVFGL from the coding sequence ATGCAGCACCCCACGCTGCGCCACCTGAACCACGACATGTTCGAGTCGCTGCGGCGCTGGACGGGCCTGACGCACGTCGAGGAGGCGCCGCCACTGCAGGCCACGATCGCCGCCATGGACGAGGGTGGCGTCACCCTGGGGCTGACGGCCGCCTGGTACGGCCCCGAGGGCCCGCTCATCGAGAACGACGAGGTGGCGGGCTTCGTCGGGGAGCGGCCCGACCGTCTTCGCGGCGTGGCAGGTGCCGACCTGCGCCGACCGATGAAGGCCGTGAACGAGCTCCGTCGTCGGGTCGACGAGGGCTTCGTGGCGCTCCGCGTCGTGCCTTGGCTGTGGGAGCTCCCCCCCACCGACCGCCGCTTCTACCCCCTGTTCACGACCTGTGTGGACCTCGGGATCCCGTTCTGCACGCAGGTGGGGCACACCGGGCCGCTGCGGCCGTCCGAGACAGGGCGTCCGATCCCCTACATCGACCAGGTGGCGATCGACTTCCCCGAGCTCGTGATCGTGTGCGGCCACATCGGCTACCCGTGGACCACCGAGATGATCGCCGTGGCGGACAAGCACCCGAACGTCTACATCGACACCAGCGCGTACGCCGCGCACCGCTATCCGCCCGAGCTCGTCGCCTACCTGAAGGGCCGGGGGAGGCACAAGGTGATGTTCGGCACCAACTACCCGATGCTCACGCCGACACAAGCGCTGGAACGCCTCGACGAGCTCGACCTCGACCCCGAGGTGCGCACGCTCTTCCTGAGCGAGAACGCGCGGAGGGTGTTCGGGCTCTGA